The Xenopus laevis strain J_2021 chromosome 5L, Xenopus_laevis_v10.1, whole genome shotgun sequence genome has a segment encoding these proteins:
- the ece2.L gene encoding endothelin-converting enzyme 2 isoform X2, with product MTDRSRSLCLSEACVSVAGRILDSLDRGIDPCQDFYQYSCGGWMRRNPLPDGRSRWNTFNSIWDQNQAVLKHILENATFNSSCEAEMKTQRFYLSCLREQKIEELREKPLTDLIEKIGGWNISGNWRGENFMSVLKTVSGTYRATPFFSVFVSADSKSSNSNIIQVDQSGLFLPSRDYYLNKTANGKVLDGYLQYMVSVGELLGGSPGSVELQMTQILDFETMLANLTVPQDERRDEEKIYNRMTINELQSLAPAFDWMDYLTFALSPLELNDTEPVVVYGKEYLQQVSELVNNTDPMIMNNYLVWNLVQKMSSSLDSRFEKAQDKLLESLYGAKKSCTPRWQTCLSNSDDTLGFALGSLFVKSTFDKNSKNIAEQMISEIRGAFELTLGGLTWMDEKTRRAAKEKADAIYDMIGFPDFILDTKELDDVYDGFEVSEDTFFQNMLNFYNFSAKLMAEQLRKPPNREQWSMTPQTVNAYYLPNKNEIVFPAGILQAPFYAPTHPKALNFGGIGVVMGHELTHAFDDQGREYDEDGNLRPWWQNSSLEAFKNRTECMVNQYNSYTVNGERVNGRQTLGENIADNGGLKAAYHAYKSWLVKNGEEKQLPGVGLTNHQLFFVGFAQVWCSVRTPESSHEGLVTDPHSPAKFRVIGTLSNSKDFAEHFSCPKGTPMNPGKYCDVW from the exons ATGACAG ATAGGTCTCGCTCACTGTGTCTCTCTGAGGCCTGTGTCTCTGTGGCTGGCCGCATTTTGGATTCTCTAGACAGAGGGATAGATCCATGTCAGGATTTCTACCAGTATTCATGTGGAGGTTGGATGAGGAGGAACCCTCTGCCTGATGGGCGGTCACGATGGAACACATTTAACAGCATCTGGGACCAAAACCAGGCAGTGCTGAAACACATACTAG AGAATGCAACATTTAATTCCAGCTGTGAGGCTGAGATGAAGACACAGCGCTTCTATCTTTCCTGTCTGAGAGAACAGAAAATTGAAGAACTGCGAGAGAAGCCTCTTACAGACCTCATTGAGAAG ATTGGTGGATGGAATATTTCTGGCAACTGGCGAGGTGAAAACTTTATGAGTGTTTTGAAGACTGTCTCAGGAACATATCGGGCAACCCCCTTCTTCAGTGTTTTCGTTAGTGCAGACTCTAAGAGCTCCAACAGCAACATAATCCAG GTGGATCAGTCTGGGCTGTTTCTCCCTTCCAGAGATTACTATCTGAACAAAACAGCTAATGGGAAG GTCCTGGATGGCTATCTGCAGTATATGGTGAGTGTGGGAGAACTCCTTGGGGGAAGCCCAGGGTCTGTAGAACTGCAGATGACACAGATTCTGGATTTCGAGACCATGCTAGCAAATCTTACAGTTCCACAAGATGAAAGGAGAGATGAAGAGAAAATTTATAATCGTATGACAATCAATGAGCTGCAG AGTCTGGCACCTGCTTTTGATTGGATGGATTATTTGACTTTTGCTCTCTCTCCACTGGAATTGAATGACACAGAACCAGTGGTTGTATATGGGAAAGAGTATCTCCAGCAAGTGTCTGAACTTGTGAACAACACTGACCCTAT GATTATGAATAATTACTTGGTTTGGAACTTGGTGCAAAAGATGTCATCCAGTCTCGATTCTCGATTTGAGAAAGCTCAGGACAAGCTCCTCGAATCACTTTATGGAGCAAAAAAG TCTTGTACTCCCCGCTGGCAGACCTGTTTGTCTAACTCCGATGACACACTTGGATTTGCTCTAGGATCTCTGTTTGTTAAGTCCACTTTTGACAAGAACAGCAAAAATATT GCAGAGCAAATGATCTCAGAGATCCGGggcgcctttgagttaactttgggTGGCCTGACATGGATGGATGAGAAGACAAGGAGGGCTGCAAAGGAGAAG gcAGATGCCATATATGATATGATTGGATTTCCGGACTTTATTCTGGACACTAAAGAACTAGATGACGTGTATGATGGG TTTGAGGTATCAGAGGACACATTCTTCCAGAACATGCTAAATTTTTACAACTTCTCAGCCAAGCTGATGGCAGAGCAGCTAAGGAAACCTCCAAATCGGGAGCA ATGGAGTATGACACCTCAGACAGTAAATGCCTATTATCTGCCCAACAAGAATGAAATTGTATTTCCAGCAGGAATACTTCAAGCTCCATTCTATGCTCCAACCCACCCAAA GGCTCTAAATTTTGGTGGCATTGGTGTTGTGATGGGACATGAACTAACCCATGCCTTTGATGATCAGG GTCGTGAATATGACGAGGATGGAAATTTGCGTCCTTGGTGGCAAAATTCATCCTTGGAGGCGTTTAAGAATCGTACAGAGTGCATGGTTAATCAATACAACTCCTACACTGTAAATGGAGAACGTGTGAATGGAAGGCAAACTCTTGGGGAAAATATTGCAGACAACGGAGGTCTGAAGGCAGCCTATCAT gCCTACAAATCTTGGCTGGTTAAGAATGGTGAAGAAAAACAGTTGCCAGGAGTTGGACTTACCAACCACCAGCTCTTCTTTGTGGGATTTGCACAG GTATGGTGCTCTGTGCGGACCCCGGAGAGCTCCCATGAAGGGCTGGTTACAGATCCCCACAGCCCAGCTAAATTCAGGGTCATTGGGACTCTGTCAAACTCCAAGGACTTTGCAGAACATTTTAGCTGTCCCAAAGGCACTCCCATGAATCCTGGAAAATACTGTGATGTGTGGTAA
- the ece2.L gene encoding endothelin-converting enzyme 2 isoform X1, which produces MNVALQNLSNSMSDYKRATFHDEDVPESTGEGATSPDTVEVGFRKGRGHVLCALNGRSQPEVLLGALSAVLGVLLLGSLIALGVQQMTDRSRSLCLSEACVSVAGRILDSLDRGIDPCQDFYQYSCGGWMRRNPLPDGRSRWNTFNSIWDQNQAVLKHILENATFNSSCEAEMKTQRFYLSCLREQKIEELREKPLTDLIEKIGGWNISGNWRGENFMSVLKTVSGTYRATPFFSVFVSADSKSSNSNIIQVDQSGLFLPSRDYYLNKTANGKVLDGYLQYMVSVGELLGGSPGSVELQMTQILDFETMLANLTVPQDERRDEEKIYNRMTINELQSLAPAFDWMDYLTFALSPLELNDTEPVVVYGKEYLQQVSELVNNTDPMIMNNYLVWNLVQKMSSSLDSRFEKAQDKLLESLYGAKKSCTPRWQTCLSNSDDTLGFALGSLFVKSTFDKNSKNIAEQMISEIRGAFELTLGGLTWMDEKTRRAAKEKADAIYDMIGFPDFILDTKELDDVYDGFEVSEDTFFQNMLNFYNFSAKLMAEQLRKPPNREQWSMTPQTVNAYYLPNKNEIVFPAGILQAPFYAPTHPKALNFGGIGVVMGHELTHAFDDQGREYDEDGNLRPWWQNSSLEAFKNRTECMVNQYNSYTVNGERVNGRQTLGENIADNGGLKAAYHAYKSWLVKNGEEKQLPGVGLTNHQLFFVGFAQVWCSVRTPESSHEGLVTDPHSPAKFRVIGTLSNSKDFAEHFSCPKGTPMNPGKYCDVW; this is translated from the exons ATGAACGTTGCGCTTCAGAACCTGAGCAACAGC ATGTCTGATTACAAACGTGCCACATTTCATGATGAGGATGTTCCAGAATCCACAGGAGAGGGAGCTACATCCCCTGACACTGTAGAG GTGGGCTTCCGGAAGGGAAGGGGACATGTCCTCTGTGCCTTGAATGGAAGGTCCCAGCCAGAGGTTCTGCTTGGGGCACTAAGTGCAGTTCTTGGGGTTTTGCTTCTGGGAAGTCTAATTGCTCTTGGGGTGCAACAGATGACAG ATAGGTCTCGCTCACTGTGTCTCTCTGAGGCCTGTGTCTCTGTGGCTGGCCGCATTTTGGATTCTCTAGACAGAGGGATAGATCCATGTCAGGATTTCTACCAGTATTCATGTGGAGGTTGGATGAGGAGGAACCCTCTGCCTGATGGGCGGTCACGATGGAACACATTTAACAGCATCTGGGACCAAAACCAGGCAGTGCTGAAACACATACTAG AGAATGCAACATTTAATTCCAGCTGTGAGGCTGAGATGAAGACACAGCGCTTCTATCTTTCCTGTCTGAGAGAACAGAAAATTGAAGAACTGCGAGAGAAGCCTCTTACAGACCTCATTGAGAAG ATTGGTGGATGGAATATTTCTGGCAACTGGCGAGGTGAAAACTTTATGAGTGTTTTGAAGACTGTCTCAGGAACATATCGGGCAACCCCCTTCTTCAGTGTTTTCGTTAGTGCAGACTCTAAGAGCTCCAACAGCAACATAATCCAG GTGGATCAGTCTGGGCTGTTTCTCCCTTCCAGAGATTACTATCTGAACAAAACAGCTAATGGGAAG GTCCTGGATGGCTATCTGCAGTATATGGTGAGTGTGGGAGAACTCCTTGGGGGAAGCCCAGGGTCTGTAGAACTGCAGATGACACAGATTCTGGATTTCGAGACCATGCTAGCAAATCTTACAGTTCCACAAGATGAAAGGAGAGATGAAGAGAAAATTTATAATCGTATGACAATCAATGAGCTGCAG AGTCTGGCACCTGCTTTTGATTGGATGGATTATTTGACTTTTGCTCTCTCTCCACTGGAATTGAATGACACAGAACCAGTGGTTGTATATGGGAAAGAGTATCTCCAGCAAGTGTCTGAACTTGTGAACAACACTGACCCTAT GATTATGAATAATTACTTGGTTTGGAACTTGGTGCAAAAGATGTCATCCAGTCTCGATTCTCGATTTGAGAAAGCTCAGGACAAGCTCCTCGAATCACTTTATGGAGCAAAAAAG TCTTGTACTCCCCGCTGGCAGACCTGTTTGTCTAACTCCGATGACACACTTGGATTTGCTCTAGGATCTCTGTTTGTTAAGTCCACTTTTGACAAGAACAGCAAAAATATT GCAGAGCAAATGATCTCAGAGATCCGGggcgcctttgagttaactttgggTGGCCTGACATGGATGGATGAGAAGACAAGGAGGGCTGCAAAGGAGAAG gcAGATGCCATATATGATATGATTGGATTTCCGGACTTTATTCTGGACACTAAAGAACTAGATGACGTGTATGATGGG TTTGAGGTATCAGAGGACACATTCTTCCAGAACATGCTAAATTTTTACAACTTCTCAGCCAAGCTGATGGCAGAGCAGCTAAGGAAACCTCCAAATCGGGAGCA ATGGAGTATGACACCTCAGACAGTAAATGCCTATTATCTGCCCAACAAGAATGAAATTGTATTTCCAGCAGGAATACTTCAAGCTCCATTCTATGCTCCAACCCACCCAAA GGCTCTAAATTTTGGTGGCATTGGTGTTGTGATGGGACATGAACTAACCCATGCCTTTGATGATCAGG GTCGTGAATATGACGAGGATGGAAATTTGCGTCCTTGGTGGCAAAATTCATCCTTGGAGGCGTTTAAGAATCGTACAGAGTGCATGGTTAATCAATACAACTCCTACACTGTAAATGGAGAACGTGTGAATGGAAGGCAAACTCTTGGGGAAAATATTGCAGACAACGGAGGTCTGAAGGCAGCCTATCAT gCCTACAAATCTTGGCTGGTTAAGAATGGTGAAGAAAAACAGTTGCCAGGAGTTGGACTTACCAACCACCAGCTCTTCTTTGTGGGATTTGCACAG GTATGGTGCTCTGTGCGGACCCCGGAGAGCTCCCATGAAGGGCTGGTTACAGATCCCCACAGCCCAGCTAAATTCAGGGTCATTGGGACTCTGTCAAACTCCAAGGACTTTGCAGAACATTTTAGCTGTCCCAAAGGCACTCCCATGAATCCTGGAAAATACTGTGATGTGTGGTAA